Within the Nitrospira sp. genome, the region GGGCTGTCACGCCGATGGACTTCACGTACTCCATGGGAAGGGGGCCGTCGGCGGACAACTCTTTCACGATCACGTGATCTCCATCGCGCTCTCCGGCCTCTTCGGGAATCTCCACGTCTCGGTGCACCGTCACCGACAGCGGCTCGGCCGGCTGAATATGCTGAATTTCTCCCCAACCAATTTTGATCGTTCCCGAATGTTGTGTCGCAATCTCGAGCTCGTCAGACTCCATGGAACGGATCTTTCCCGTAATGCGATCGCCGTTCTTGAGGATGACGACATCGTCTTTGGCATCGACCTGAGCGGGAGTGCCAACCCACATCATCATGAGGACAAGCCAGAAGACGACTCGCGTGCACGAAGCCTCGATCCTCCTGTGCGGTTCGACGCGCGTCAGGAAAAGGAATCGGCTCCCCCCAGGACTCACGGCGCGGGCGCATCCTGACCGTCGAGGTCCGGCCATCCGCCCCATCAAAACCCCATGCCAATCAACCTTCAAAGATGGAACCTAAAAGAGATTCCCGATGACAGGGCGTCCCAGCACTACCTTTTCAATCATCTGGACTAGTGCAATGGCCCGCATGGCTTGCTCTGTGCACTGATGGAGCATCCTTGTCTCATGTTTGCTGGGGCAAACGCCAGTGGAAGGTCACGGAATGTTGCGCCCTGGTCAGAGATGGGCCAAACCTGACGGCTCGACATGATGACGGACGACATACCGGCCGGCGAAACCCGCGTGAGGGAGCATACGCTGCAGGCCCCAGTCGGGATAATTGAAGGCGTCAGACGCACAGGTCATCGGTTCGATGGCCAGCGCTCTGCGTGCCGCGGACGCAATTGCGTCGCCTGTGTACACGACCACGGCGGAGAAGGATCGGTCCATGACGACATCGATCACTCGACCGGTCACGGGATTGCGCAGTGACGCCGTCGCGGCACCCTCTCGATCCCGTTCCAGCTGCACATAACAGTGATTGAAGCGGCGAACACCGATCGGTCTATCCCCACGAAAGTCCCACTCGGTCCCGGCAACCGGAATCACGCTGCCCGTCGGGACCAGCCGCTCGTTCGATTCCAGATAGCCGGCTCCGGGAATCCTAATCCATGCATCATCGACAAATTCTGTGCCGACGGTAAAGTAGGGATGAAAACCAACGCCCACCGGTGCCGCCTGCGTGCCGACGTTCGTTACCTCGAATGCGCAGGACAAGCCTGCGTCGCTCACGGCATAGGTCACGCGAACGACCAGTGAGAACGGATAACCCTTGCAGCCATACTCCTCGGCCTCGAGACGAATCTGGAACTCGGCTTCTGCACGCTCGGCCCGAAGCACCCGCCACGGCAAGTTCCTCACGAAGCCGTGAATCGCGTTTGGACCTTCTTTGTCATTGCGCTCGAGTTGGTATACGTGGCCGTCGAACGTATAGCGGCCGTCGGCAATGCGGCCCGGGAAGGGAATCAGCACATCCCCTTGGCCGCCTTTCTTTTGCGAGCCGCCCGAATATCCCCATACGAGATCGGTCTCCCCGCCGTCGGCGCCAACGAAGAAGTACCGCCGCAAGGCCCCGCCCCACGGCGATACCACCGCACGCCGGTTCCCGAATGCGAGCGTGATTTCGGAATCCGAGGTGATGGGCGGCGTCATCGAGCGGGAGTATAGCAGCTTCGCCATGATGTCGTTCAATGAAAGCCGAAGGAGAGAGATTGTGCGGAGGTTTGCCGAAGGCTAGACTGTGCCCCCATGGATGAGCCGCACGACCGTGTGCCGCAGCTGACTGCTGAGAGAGGAGTTTCCGATGTTCGAATGGCTGATGAATCCCGAGGATTGGATTGCACTGGGCACCCTGACCGCGCTCGAGATCGTCCTCGGCATCGACAATATTATATTCATCGCCGTGCTCGTCGGCCGGCTACCCGAGGGACAACGGGCCCTAGCCAGGCGACTGGGGTTGGGCCTGGCCATGCTGGCACGGCTCGGACTCTTGTTTTCGATCTCCTGGGTCATGACCTTGACGACCACGTGGTTCACACTCATCGGGAACGAGATTTCAGGGCGCGATCTGATCCTCATCGGCGGAGGGCTCTTTCTTCTCGCCAAAGCCACCAGAGAAATCCACGTGAGCCTGGAAGGTGTTGAAGAAGTCGGATCTGCAGCGGTTGTCGGCAGCTTGGGCATGGCGCTCGTCCAAATTGCCCTGCTTGATATCGTGTTCTCTCTGGATTCCGTGATCACGGCGGTGGGGCTGGTCGACCAGGTGTCGATCATGGCCGTCGCCATCATCCTCGCGGTCGTGGTCATGCTCATGGCCGCAAACTCCATCGGCGAGTTTGTCGAGGCACATCCCACCATCAAGATTCTCGCGCTCTCCTTTCTGATACTGGTGGGCGTCACACTCATGGTAGAGGGCTTCGATGTGCATGTGCCCAAGGGATACATCTACTTTGCCATGGCATTTTCGGTCAGCGTCGAAATGCTCAACATCCGCATGCGTAAACGACGTGCCGCCGCCGTCCGCTTGCACAGCAAGTATGCGAGAAGCTCCCGGTCGGACACGAGGAATCCGAATGACATGGCGGGGTAAGAGTCGCTGGAACGACTGGTCTCTCCCTGCCGTTCATATCGCGATCACACTGTCGTGAACGCAGTCATGCCGGCACTCACCTATTTCTTCGTCGTCTTCGGGGCGGGGTTTCTATTGGGCACTGCCCGTGTCCTTGTGGTGGTCCCGTTCCTCGGCGAACGCGTGGCGGAACTTTCCGAAATGCCGCTCATGCTGGGGGTCATTGTGGTGACGGCACGATGGATTGTGCGATCTCGACTTCCGGATCGATCGCCCGTCACGGCATTGCTCGTGGGTATGATCGCGGCAGGATTCATCTTGACGGCCGACTTGGGGATCGGCGTGTTGCTGAGAGGAATGACAGCGAGTGAGGTGTTTCTCGCGCGCGATCCCATTGCCGGTACCGCCTATTACGTTGCTGTTCTGACATTCGCCCTGCTGCCATGGCTGTTCTCACACAACCGCTAATCTCGGGGATACGTCGACCGCGCGAACAGACGGCCGGGAGCGATAGACCCCCTCCGGACTCGTATCTTCTCGTGATTGACTCGACCATCCGCCTGTGCTCCTATGCGATTGGGTTTCGGCCCGCCCCACGACAGCTGGCCGACGGGCACATGCGCGGGGCCGGCGCCATTGCCTGAACGGTTCGTTCCTCCACCATGACTCGAGCCCCACAGACGTCTCCACCTCGGTCACCCACCACCGACTGGCTGTTGTTCGGGGGACTCTATCTCTTCGAACTCCTGGCCCTCCTGGCCCTCCTGGCCCTCTATAGGACGGGACCTCATGCCACACACCTGGCATTCCTACAGAGCCTGTCCGGACTGCTCTTCCTCGGATCCACCCTGAGCTGTATCTCGCTCGGCACCATGCTTGTCATGCTCGCCGTCCGCAATTCTCGGAACGGATCGAATCGCTGGCTGTTTGCGCTCGTCACCAACCTCGTCGTCGTCGGGAGCGTGATTGTGATCACCGAGGTCGTGCTGAGACTCGCCGTTACCCAACGCGGAATCGGCAAAGAGCTGAACGGCCGACTGCTCTATCCAAGACAATGGGAGCAGGTGGCCGCACGGTACCAAGGTATTTTGGAACAGGCTCGCATGCAGCCACCCTACGATGTGGCCCATCCATTGTTGGGGTGGACTATTGCTCCGAGCCGGACGAGCGCCAACGGGCTCTACAAAAGCAGCGTGGAAGGCTTACGAAGCCCCGAAGCCGGTGTCGCGCTCCGTTCGATCGAGACCGATTGTCGCGTCGCCTTGCTGGGAGATTCGTTCACCTTCGGCGAGCACGTCCCCTATGAACAGACCTGGGCTCATTTTCTGGATAGCGCCTTGGGTCCGGCGTGCCAGGTTCTCAATTTCGGTGTCGGCGGGTATGGGATTGACCAGATGTATCTTCGTTACACCGAGGAGGCGCGCGGCTGGTCGCCGAACGTCGTCGTGTTCGCCTTCATTGACCACGATGTCTTTCGGGCACTGGGCATCTACAGCTTCCTCATGTTCCCCGGCGGTGCCATGCCGTTTACCAAGCCGCGCTTCGTGCTCGACAACGATGACCTGCGGTTGCTGAATCTCCCCCTGATTTCCAGCGATGAGATCTTTCGCATGCCTTCGATACGCGATCTGCCGTTTATCGAGTACGACTGGGAATATCGCGCCACCGAATGGGACAGGCCGGGCTGGGAATGGTCAACGCGGCTCTATGGGTTCCGGTTGCTGACGTCCCTCTACCCCCTGTACGAACCCGCACGTTCCGAAATAGCGTCGGAGCAGCTCTTCGGGATCGGTCGGCAAATCTTTCGTCGATTTTGGGGCGAGGCGCTCGCCGATGGCACCGTTCCGCTGATGATATATTTGCCGTCGGAAAGGGACTTTGAACAAGCCCCGACGTGGGACCCCGTCGGCGTGAGACTTCTGCGTGAACTGAATATTCCACACGTCGATCTTCGCCCCTGCATGCGGCAGGTCGGCGTCGAGGACATGTTTCGCCCTCCGCAACTCGGCGGACATTATTCCGAGGCCGGCAACAGGCGGGTGTCCACCTGCCTGTTGGACACGGTCCGTGCCATGGTTAGCACATCGACGGCCGCTTCCTGAGCGTCGACCTCTACCCGGAATCCAGGGGGCATCATCCGCCGAGAGCGCCATCTCCTCGGCCCCACTGTAGAGCATCCGCCACGGACTTGTAGCGGACACCGCTCCAGCCAAGCCGTCTCCGGTCACACTTTGTTACAAACTCTTACAGGATGGAAAAGATCCCTCTCGTCCAGTCCGTGTAGAGTGAGGCATGGACGTTTACCACTCACAGGGAGGTTGTGTATGACTCGCTCGATGCTCACGAAAGGCAGCGCATTGGTGTTCGCGCTCTTCATGGTAACCGCCGGGTCGCTGATTCCTAGGGCGTCATGGGCCGATGGGGGCCACGGTCACCGTCATGGCCACGGCTCGCGGCACGATGCCGGGTCCTTCATCTGGCATGTCCTCCAGGCCAAAGAGGCCCTCGCTCTCACCGACGACCAGGAGATGAAGCTCCGCACCATCGGCATCACCTACAAGAAGGCGCGTGTCACCAAGACCGCCGAGATGGAATTGGCCGAAATAGACATGCACCAACTGTTGCACGAGAAGCCGATCAAGCATGAGGCCGTCGAGCCCGCGATCCGGAAGGTCTACGCGCTGAAGGCCGACTTGCGGATCGCCTCGGTGCACGCTCGTGAAGAGGCGAAAGCCGTGTTGACGCCCGAACAACAACAGAAGCTGCGGAGCCTTCACAAAGAAAAGCATGGCGCGATGGCGGGCGGACAGGAGAAGAGCTGCAAGGAGTCGGAACGGAGCTAAGTGTCCACCACGGGAGGAGCCGACACAAGGAGGATGTCATGAAACTGCCGAGTCTCATCGGAACCGTCATCATAATAGGGGGAGTGCTGCTCGGGCTCGTGGCACTCCCCGCCTGCCATCGCCACCACACGCCCGCGGAGCGCGCGGATTGGATGGCACACAAGATCGCGAAGGAACTGGATCTCAATGACGCCCAGAAAGCAAAGCTGGAAGCCCTGAAACTGGAAGTGCTCACGGCCCGAACACAGATCGCCAGCGAACGGGACGCTGTTGCGAATGAGTTACTGAGCCAGGTGCGATCCGACCGCTTGGATGAGGCGAAGTTGCTGGACCTCTTCGAGCAACACCAGACCCTCAAAGCGCGTGTTGCTCCCGGCATTATCGCGAAGGCGGCCGAGTTTCACGCGTCGCTGACGCCTCGACAAAAGGAAGAAGCCGCGGAGCATCTGCAGCACTTCCGCGAGCGCATGCAGGACCGTCATCACGATGCTAAAATGTGACGGGGGCGTCGCCGTGTCGACGGTATCGGCGGGGCGAGGGATCGTAGGGGCCTCCCTCGCCCCGCCGGCGCCTCTAGTTCGGCCTATGACCTCGTACGACACCGTCATTCTCGTCATCGACGACGACCGCGCGCTGAACGAGCTGCTCACATCCTATTTGCAGCAATTCGGCATGCACGTGCTCACCGCCACCACGCCCGACGCCGGTCTGAAACTTCTACGAGACACCCCGCCCTCCCTGGTCATTCTCGACCTGATGCTCCCCGGGCGGGATGGGTTCGCCGTCTGCCGGGAGATTCGTCGGGACAGCACAGTACCCATTATCATGCTCACGGCGAGAGGTGATCTGGCGGATCGCGTCGCCGGCCTCGAATTGGGCGCGGACGATTACCTCGCCAAACCGTTCGAGCCACGCGAACTCGTGGCTCGGATTCAGACCGTGCTGCGTCGGAGCGGCGATTCTCGTTCAGCCGTATCGAGAGAGGTTCTGCAGGCAGAAGGTCTGACGGTCGACCTGCGCAGCCGCACCGCGCAACTCGACGGGGTGTCCGTCGACTTGACGACGATGGAGTTTGAGCTGTTGGCCATCTTTTTCAAAAATCCCGGCACCGTGCTCAGCCGCGATCAGATCATGGAACAAGTGCGCGGCGTCGATTGGGACGCGTACAACCGTTCCATCGACGTC harbors:
- the parR gene encoding DNA-binding response regulator codes for the protein MLKCDGGVAVSTVSAGRGIVGASLAPPAPLVRPMTSYDTVILVIDDDRALNELLTSYLQQFGMHVLTATTPDAGLKLLRDTPPSLVILDLMLPGRDGFAVCREIRRDSTVPIIMLTARGDLADRVAGLELGADDYLAKPFEPRELVARIQTVLRRSGDSRSAVSREVLQAEGLTVDLRSRTAQLDGVSVDLTTMEFELLAIFFKNPGTVLSRDQIMEQVRGVDWDAYNRSIDVAMSRLRHKLHDDPKRPRYFRTVWGTGYLFIPIPQVTTPDAPDGTAESSHG
- the galM gene encoding aldose 1-epimerase, translated to MTPPITSDSEITLAFGNRRAVVSPWGGALRRYFFVGADGGETDLVWGYSGGSQKKGGQGDVLIPFPGRIADGRYTFDGHVYQLERNDKEGPNAIHGFVRNLPWRVLRAERAEAEFQIRLEAEEYGCKGYPFSLVVRVTYAVSDAGLSCAFEVTNVGTQAAPVGVGFHPYFTVGTEFVDDAWIRIPGAGYLESNERLVPTGSVIPVAGTEWDFRGDRPIGVRRFNHCYVQLERDREGAATASLRNPVTGRVIDVVMDRSFSAVVVYTGDAIASAARRALAIEPMTCASDAFNYPDWGLQRMLPHAGFAGRYVVRHHVEPSGLAHL
- a CDS encoding membrane protein, which translates into the protein MFEWLMNPEDWIALGTLTALEIVLGIDNIIFIAVLVGRLPEGQRALARRLGLGLAMLARLGLLFSISWVMTLTTTWFTLIGNEISGRDLILIGGGLFLLAKATREIHVSLEGVEEVGSAAVVGSLGMALVQIALLDIVFSLDSVITAVGLVDQVSIMAVAIILAVVVMLMAANSIGEFVEAHPTIKILALSFLILVGVTLMVEGFDVHVPKGYIYFAMAFSVSVEMLNIRMRKRRAAAVRLHSKYARSSRSDTRNPNDMAG